The genomic DNA TATACCTCGAACCCGACGGTCAGCATCACCGGTGGCGGCGGCAGCGGTGCTTCTGCCACGGCAGCCATTTATACCGCACCGACGGAAGTAGGAATGGTTCCGGCTGCTCCAACTTCGGGGTTCCCAGAGCTCTGGCCGACCGACGGCAGGGAAGGGGGAGTGCCCGATCCTGCCACGAGGGGCCCCGCCATGATCCAGATCGGGACGGAAGGCGGCTTCCTGCCCAAGCCCGTACTTCTCCCCAACCAGCCGGTCCAGTGGAATACAGATCCTACGATGTTCAACGTCGGCAACGTGCTCCAGCAGTCGGAGGGGGGCGGCACGCTCTTCCTCGGTCCGGCGGAGCGGGCGGACATCATAGTAGACTTCTCACAGTACGCCGGCCAGACTCTAATTCTCTACAATGACGCACCTACGGCGTTTCCCGCCCTAGACCCGCACTACGACTACTATACGGGCGCCCCCGACCGCCGCGACATCGGCGGGTATGGTCCGATTCCTCCCGGGGTAGGTCCTAACATCCGGACCGTCATGCAGATAAGGGTAAGCGGAAGCGGGGGAGCCGCCCCGGTCGACGGCTACAGCCCGGCTACACTGGCCGCGCTGAACAGCGCATTTGCCTCGACATCCACCAGCCCCGGTGTATTCGCATCCGGACAGGATCCGATCATCGTCGGCCAGACCGCCTACAACTCCACTTACAACACCACGTTCCCTTCCACCTGGCCCAACTGGGGTATCTCGCGGATCTCGGATACTGCCCTGAGCTTCAGGCAGCCCGATGGAACCCTCGTGAGCAATTTCCCGATGCTGACCAAGGCAATTCACGACGAAATGGGGGCGACCTTCGACGACTTCGGAAGGATGAGTGCCAAGCTTGGGCTCGAAGTACCATTCGTGAACGCGGCAAATCAGAACTTCATCCTCCAGAACTATGTCGATCCCCCCACTGAACTCGTCAAACCGGGCGAGTTCCAGATCTGGAAGATTACGCACAACGGCGTTGATACTCACCCCATCCACTTCCATCTCTTCGAGGTCCAACTGCTCAACCGCGTCGGATGGGATGGATTCATGAGATTGCCCGACCCGAACGAACTGGGGTGGAAGGAGACGATCAGGATTGCACCGCTGGAAGATACCATTGTCGCACTCCGGCCCAAGCCGGCGGAAGTCCCCTTCAAGCTGCCCAACAGCATTCGTCCGCTGAATCCTTCGGCTCCTCTCGGCTCAATGATGGGCTTCTCCCAGATCAACATCACCGATGGAGGCGCCCTGACCCCACCGGCCACTAACCAGATGACCAACTTCGGGTGGGAGTTCGTCTGGCACTGCCATATTCTGAGCCATGAAGAGAACGACATGATGCGGTCGCTTGCGCTGGCGATAGCTCCCGATGCGCCTTCGAACCTTGCCGCCATCATGTCCGGAGATCCGCTGCGGTCAAATCTGAGGTGGACGGACAATTCCAAGAATGAAACCCACTGGACAGTTCAGAGAGCACCTTCAACAGTCGGCCCCTGGACCACTATCGCCGTCGTGCCGTCTGCTACGGGAGCGACGACGGGGGGCATTGCGGCATACGCCGATACCACGATAGCCCCGGCTACCGGCTATTACTACCGGGTTATCGCCTCCAACATCGTCGGAAGCACCATCACCAGCTACTCCACTACCACTGCCGATTCGGCACCCAGCAACATCGCAGCCGCCGGACCACCGATCTCCGGTATCGGCGTCTTCCGCAGCGGCACCTGGCATCTCGACCTGAACAAGAACGGTTCCTGGGATGCGACCGACAGAACCTTCCTGTTCGGTGCCGCGGGTGACAGGCCTGTCACCGGAGATTGGAGCGGTGACGGTGCGTTCAAGGCCGGCTTCTTCCGTGCGGGCATCTGGACCCTGGATGCGAACAACAGCGGGATCTTCGATCAGGGAGACAGGACGTTCAGCTTCGGGATTGCAGGGGACAAGCCCGTAACAGGGGACTGGAACGGCACCGGAACGACGAAAGTCGGTACCGTACGCGGCAATACGTGGTTCCTCGACATGAACGGCAACGGTACGTGGGATGCCGGCGATGCCACATATT from Geobacter sp. DSM 9736 includes the following:
- a CDS encoding multicopper oxidase domain-containing protein; its protein translation is MYGRNLLKKMFLLTTAVLSCGTGAALAATPVPNPGGTPDYFATPNWANSPPLRKFVDTLPGLGVANANNLGQYMPVAIPDRSTYPGSDYYEIEIGEYNEKMHSDLPPTRLRGYRQTNTNNASVRQFRYLGPLIIARKDRPVRIKFTNSLPTGSGGDLFVPTDTTVMGSGGFVIDYDPATKLPIPEISGMFSQNRATLHLHGGHSPWISDGTPHQWITPKGEDTPYPKGVSVGYVPDMWFDANGNTITSCAGQTTCAVPGATNNPGPGAQTYYWSNQQSSRLMFYHDHSWGITRLNVYVGEAAGFLLTDDTEQSLLSAGLIPADQIPLIIQDKTYVDETTLPETDPTWNWGTQPGYAVTGDLWWPHVYMPAQNPFNPNMSGMNDFGRWHYGPWFFPPTPICGSNPNAVVPYCITHGPVPNPLYDPNCDPATASNGFCQPPEMPGTPNPSWGAEAFLDTMIVNGTAYPSVTVSPKAYRLRVLNAAHDRFLNLQIYKASPIVSSVTLTNGGSGYTSAPTVSITGGGGRGATAVATVDLTPGSPTFGRVTGIDVTSVGSGYTSNPTVSITGGGGSGASATAAIYTAPTEVGMVPAAPTSGFPELWPTDGREGGVPDPATRGPAMIQIGTEGGFLPKPVLLPNQPVQWNTDPTMFNVGNVLQQSEGGGTLFLGPAERADIIVDFSQYAGQTLILYNDAPTAFPALDPHYDYYTGAPDRRDIGGYGPIPPGVGPNIRTVMQIRVSGSGGAAPVDGYSPATLAALNSAFASTSTSPGVFASGQDPIIVGQTAYNSTYNTTFPSTWPNWGISRISDTALSFRQPDGTLVSNFPMLTKAIHDEMGATFDDFGRMSAKLGLEVPFVNAANQNFILQNYVDPPTELVKPGEFQIWKITHNGVDTHPIHFHLFEVQLLNRVGWDGFMRLPDPNELGWKETIRIAPLEDTIVALRPKPAEVPFKLPNSIRPLNPSAPLGSMMGFSQINITDGGALTPPATNQMTNFGWEFVWHCHILSHEENDMMRSLALAIAPDAPSNLAAIMSGDPLRSNLRWTDNSKNETHWTVQRAPSTVGPWTTIAVVPSATGATTGGIAAYADTTIAPATGYYYRVIASNIVGSTITSYSTTTADSAPSNIAAAGPPISGIGVFRSGTWHLDLNKNGSWDATDRTFLFGAAGDRPVTGDWSGDGAFKAGFFRAGIWTLDANNSGIFDQGDRTFSFGIAGDKPVTGDWNGTGTTKVGTVRGNTWFLDMNGNGTWDAGDATYSFGIPTDIPVTGDWTGSGTTKIGAVRGNTWFLDMNGNGTWDAGDATYSFGIPTDIPVTGDWTGTGRTRIGVVRGGSTWYLDINGNGAWDNSTDAVVSGFGISGDIPVTGVW